The Rhinolophus ferrumequinum isolate MPI-CBG mRhiFer1 chromosome 4, mRhiFer1_v1.p, whole genome shotgun sequence genome has a window encoding:
- the LOC117021235 gene encoding signal peptide, CUB and EGF-like domain-containing protein 1 produces MGPTGYACPEGSVATAWPEEQHSNGSGAEVTHPDGDSRATAGGPCPPGHFCPLGTGMPLPCPVGTFSDRMFLSMASECLACPSGHFCRRSGLTAPSGPCSPGYFCLAGVTSPTPTGHSEQGGPCPRGHFCPRGTSLPQPCPAGSYNNLTGQASCFPCPAGYYCPETVTTYSGHPCPAGFYCPTGTKYATQFPCPRGYYNPDPLTQSLDGCLPCPPGHYCGQENLTQASGPCDAGWFCVSAAWTARPFDLDNYTSANCLCPATATGGRCLAGSFCPKGSREPMSCLPGSFCATSGKDPKLPSAAVP; encoded by the exons ATGGGTCCTACGGGGTACGCCTGCCCTGAAGGCTCGGTGGCCACAGCCTGGCCGGAGGAGCAGCACAGCAATGGCTCAG GAGCTGAGGTCACCCACCCTGATGGAGACAGCCGTGCCACGGCAGGGgggccctgccctccaggccACTTCTGTCCATTGGGCACAGGGAtgccccttccctgccctgtGGGCACCTTCTCAGACCG GATGTTTCTCTCCATGGCCTCCGAGTGCCTGGCCTGCCCCTCTGGCCATTTCTGCAGGAGGTCCGGCCTCACTGCCCCCTCTGGACCCTGCTCCCCCGGCTACTTCTGTCTGGCCGGAGTCACCTCCCCAACCCCAACAG GCCACTCAGAGCAGGGGGGCCCCTGTCCCAGAGGCCACTTCTGCCCCCGGGGGACCAGCCTTCCCCAGCCTTGCCCTGCCGGCTCCTACAACAACCTGACTGGCCAAGCCTCCTGCTTCCCCTGTCCTGCCGGCTACTACTGCCCTGAGACTGTCACCACCTACAGTGGGCATCCGTGTCCCGCCGGCTTCTACTGTCCCACAG GCACCAAGTACGCCACCCAGTTCCCTTGCCCTCGGGGCTACTATAACCCAGACCCACTGACCCAGAGTCTGGACggctgcctgccctgccccccaggcCACTACTGCGGGCAAGAGAATCTGACCCAGGCCTCTGGGCCCTGTGATGCAG GCTGGTTCTGTGTGTCAGCAGCGTGGACTGCCCGCCCCTTCGACCTAGACAACTATACCAGTGCCAACTGCCTGTGCCCAGCCACAGCCACAGGAGGGAGGTGCCTGGCGGGCTCCTTCTGCCCCAAGGGCAGCCGGGAGCCCATGTCCTGCCTGCCAGGCTCTTTCTGTGCCACCTCTGGTAAGGACCCCAAGCTCCCTTCAGCCGCTGTGCCTTGA